A DNA window from Flavisolibacter ginsenosidimutans contains the following coding sequences:
- a CDS encoding DUF7935 family protein, translated as MEASTLSLFVAVLALFIGIVALLRTYREPKKETDGFNTKPLKLQAYERLVILCERISLPALISRTSSPDLSAREMQYMLVGNIKQEFEYNTSQQIYVSQAAWESVRNLRDQTLLIINSIARTLPEDARAHDLNKGLLEAIMNQDNAALHTYTLDTLNGEAKKAM; from the coding sequence ATGGAAGCATCAACGCTTAGCTTATTCGTTGCAGTATTGGCTTTGTTCATCGGCATCGTAGCGCTTTTGCGCACTTACCGCGAACCCAAAAAGGAAACAGACGGCTTCAATACCAAGCCGCTGAAATTGCAGGCCTACGAGCGGCTGGTGATTTTGTGCGAACGCATCTCGCTGCCGGCTTTAATCAGCCGCACCAGCAGCCCCGACCTTTCGGCCAGAGAGATGCAATACATGCTCGTCGGAAACATTAAGCAAGAATTTGAATACAATACTTCGCAACAGATTTATGTGAGCCAGGCCGCATGGGAGTCTGTGCGCAATCTGCGCGACCAAACCTTGCTCATCATTAATTCCATTGCCCGTACTTTACCCGAAGACGCAAGGGCGCATGATTTAAACAAAGGTCTGCTTGAAGCGATCATGAACCAGGACAACGCGGCCTTGCATACCTACACCCTGGACACCTTGAACGGCGAAGCAAAGAAGGCAATGTAA
- a CDS encoding acyl-CoA mutase large subunit family protein, protein MNNKKVFTDSDIEIRPVYTEEGNRPTANEQPGEFPFTRGVQPDMYRGKLWTMRQYAGFSTAEESNKRYHYLLSQGVMGLSVAFDLPTQIGYDSDHPLAEGEVGKVGVAIDSLQDMETLFNGIKLDEVSTSMTINATGFILLAFYAALAKKQGADIKKISGTIQNDILKEYAARGTYIYPPKPSMRIITDIFEWCSKEVPKWNTISISGYHIREAGSTAVQEIAFTLSNGKAYVKAALEKGMDINVFGKRLSFFFNAHNNLFEEVAKFRAARRMWAGIMKELGATDPKAMMLRFHTQTGGSTLTAQQPLNNIARVTVQTLAAVLGGTQSLHTNGYDEALSLPTEEAARIALRTQQIVAYESGAPDTVDPLAGSYYVEALTAEVEEKAWQLIRKIDALGGSVAAIESGFMQDEIARSAYAYQRKIESGEKIIVGVNKFQTKEESGTPVFRIDDSIREEQIQKLKALKESRDKKAVASALEAIRSSAVDGGNLMPPVVLAVEQYCTLGEISDVLRGVFGEYR, encoded by the coding sequence ATGAATAACAAAAAAGTTTTTACCGATTCGGACATTGAAATAAGGCCGGTTTATACCGAAGAAGGCAATCGGCCAACGGCAAACGAACAACCCGGCGAATTTCCTTTTACACGCGGCGTGCAACCCGACATGTACCGCGGTAAGCTTTGGACGATGCGGCAATACGCTGGTTTTTCTACAGCCGAAGAAAGCAACAAGCGTTATCATTATCTTCTTTCGCAAGGCGTGATGGGATTAAGCGTGGCTTTTGACTTGCCCACACAAATCGGTTACGACAGCGATCATCCATTGGCGGAAGGCGAAGTAGGCAAAGTGGGCGTTGCCATTGACTCTTTGCAAGACATGGAAACGCTTTTCAACGGTATTAAACTCGACGAGGTTTCTACGTCCATGACCATTAACGCGACGGGTTTTATTCTTCTCGCTTTTTACGCGGCGCTGGCTAAAAAACAAGGTGCGGACATTAAGAAAATTTCCGGCACGATCCAGAACGATATTTTAAAAGAATACGCGGCACGCGGCACTTACATTTATCCGCCCAAACCTTCCATGCGCATCATCACCGACATTTTTGAATGGTGCAGCAAGGAAGTGCCCAAGTGGAACACCATCTCTATTTCGGGTTATCACATTCGCGAAGCGGGCAGCACCGCCGTGCAGGAAATTGCCTTCACGCTCAGCAACGGAAAAGCCTACGTAAAAGCGGCGCTGGAAAAAGGAATGGACATCAATGTTTTTGGCAAACGGCTTTCTTTCTTTTTTAATGCGCACAACAATTTGTTTGAAGAAGTAGCCAAGTTCAGGGCGGCGCGGCGCATGTGGGCCGGCATTATGAAAGAGCTTGGAGCCACCGATCCGAAAGCCATGATGCTTCGCTTTCACACGCAAACGGGTGGCAGCACGTTAACCGCGCAACAACCGCTGAACAACATTGCAAGAGTAACGGTGCAAACGCTTGCGGCTGTGTTGGGAGGAACGCAATCGCTGCACACAAACGGTTACGACGAAGCTTTGAGTTTGCCTACGGAAGAAGCAGCCCGCATTGCTTTGCGAACGCAACAAATCGTGGCTTACGAAAGTGGTGCACCCGATACCGTTGACCCGCTTGCCGGTTCGTATTACGTGGAAGCGCTGACGGCTGAAGTGGAAGAAAAAGCGTGGCAACTGATTCGAAAAATAGACGCTTTGGGCGGAAGCGTGGCCGCCATTGAAAGCGGTTTTATGCAGGACGAGATTGCCCGCAGCGCTTACGCTTATCAACGCAAAATTGAAAGCGGTGAAAAGATCATTGTAGGCGTGAACAAGTTTCAAACGAAAGAAGAAAGCGGTACGCCGGTTTTTAGAATTGATGACAGCATTCGCGAAGAACAAATACAAAAACTAAAAGCCTTGAAAGAAAGCCGCGACAAGAAGGCCGTTGCTTCAGCATTGGAGGCTATTCGCTCAAGCGCTGTTGACGGAGGCAACCTGATGCCGCCGGTTGTTTTGGCGGTTGAGCAATACTGCACGCTTGGCGAGATTTCCGATGTGTTGCGCGGTGTTTTTGGGGAATACCGTTGA
- a CDS encoding serine hydrolase, whose protein sequence is MNKTFFFFSFLLLSFFSYSQTPSFVKDSLDSYVAKGLKDWDLPGLSVVIVKDGKVVLMKGYGVRDVSSGKPVDENTLFMIASNTKLFTGTSLALLETRGKLNLNDKITKYFPDYRLYDSTTTKLVTIRDLLTHRIGTKTFQGDFTFLDTKLSREEIMKRMRLLKPSQIFRQDYGYCNSCFLTAGQVIPVVTGQAWENFVQDTILTPLGMKNTMILSTGVEKQPNVAVPYTTLYTNTVTRVPYDNWNNFAPAASIISNVNELSHWLLFQLDSGRYNGQRILPWSVLQKTRDVNIITGSRKSAAFPIHFRGYGLGLNAADYNGRQVYWHTGGAVGMVSNVCFVPEENLGIAILTNNDNQNFFEALRYQILDAYLGVTYVNRSLQQLGGFKRGMQQQMREIEGWRARVKGAQPQLSLSAYAGVYTNELYGDITVSEIGKTLRINFSTKPDLSATLTYMDNGEWLMEYNNIEYGIFAIKFDIAGNKVKSVNTKQNDFVEYDPYTFVKK, encoded by the coding sequence ATGAACAAAACGTTTTTCTTTTTTTCTTTTTTGCTGCTTTCATTTTTCAGTTATTCCCAAACTCCTTCGTTCGTCAAAGACAGCCTTGACAGTTATGTTGCAAAAGGCTTAAAGGACTGGGATCTTCCGGGACTTTCCGTTGTCATTGTGAAAGACGGCAAAGTGGTGCTGATGAAAGGCTACGGCGTTCGCGACGTTTCTTCGGGCAAGCCGGTGGACGAGAACACACTGTTTATGATTGCCAGCAACACCAAGCTTTTCACGGGTACGTCGCTGGCGCTTTTGGAAACAAGGGGAAAACTTAACCTTAACGACAAAATCACCAAATACTTTCCCGATTATCGCTTGTATGATTCCACAACAACCAAACTGGTTACCATCCGCGATTTGCTTACGCACCGCATCGGCACCAAAACGTTTCAGGGCGACTTTACTTTTTTGGATACAAAACTGAGCCGCGAAGAAATCATGAAACGCATGAGGCTTTTAAAGCCGTCGCAAATCTTCCGGCAGGATTACGGCTATTGCAACAGTTGCTTTTTAACTGCGGGACAAGTCATTCCGGTTGTTACCGGCCAGGCGTGGGAAAATTTTGTGCAAGACACAATCCTTACGCCGTTAGGCATGAAGAACACGATGATTTTGTCAACGGGAGTAGAGAAACAGCCAAACGTGGCCGTGCCTTACACCACGCTTTATACCAATACGGTTACACGTGTGCCTTACGACAATTGGAACAACTTTGCTCCCGCGGCAAGCATCATCAGCAATGTGAACGAGCTTTCGCACTGGTTGCTTTTTCAGTTGGACAGCGGACGTTACAACGGCCAGCGCATTTTGCCCTGGAGCGTATTGCAAAAAACAAGAGACGTGAACATCATCACGGGAAGCCGAAAGTCGGCGGCTTTCCCAATTCATTTCAGAGGCTATGGATTGGGCTTGAACGCGGCCGATTACAACGGCCGGCAGGTTTACTGGCACACCGGCGGCGCTGTGGGCATGGTGAGCAACGTGTGCTTTGTGCCCGAGGAAAATTTGGGCATTGCCATCCTGACCAACAACGACAACCAGAATTTTTTTGAAGCGCTGCGCTATCAAATTCTCGACGCGTATTTAGGCGTGACTTATGTGAATCGCAGTCTTCAGCAATTAGGTGGTTTCAAAAGGGGAATGCAACAGCAAATGCGGGAAATTGAAGGATGGCGGGCAAGAGTGAAAGGTGCGCAGCCGCAGTTGTCTCTCTCGGCTTACGCAGGCGTTTATACAAACGAATTGTACGGCGACATTACCGTGAGCGAAATTGGCAAAACTCTCCGCATTAATTTTTCGACAAAGCCTGATCTGTCGGCAACACTCACCTACATGGACAACGGCGAGTGGCTGATGGAATACAACAACATCGAGTACGGCATCTTCGCCATCAAATTTGACATTGCGGGCAACAAAGTAAAATCCGTTAACACCAAGCAAAACGACTTTGTGGAATACGACCCGTACACGTTTGTGAAAAAGTGA
- a CDS encoding HesB/IscA family protein, protein MNTITEAPVKLAPCAVTELKRLMNEPGFDATNILRIGVKGGGCSGLSYVLGFDKATGNDNEYESEGIRFVIDKAHELYLAGMEIDWENGLNNRGFSFKNPNASSTCGCGTSFAV, encoded by the coding sequence ATGAACACGATAACAGAAGCGCCGGTAAAACTGGCGCCGTGCGCCGTAACCGAACTGAAACGCCTGATGAACGAACCGGGTTTTGACGCAACGAATATTTTACGCATTGGCGTGAAAGGCGGCGGCTGTTCGGGCCTTTCTTATGTGTTGGGTTTTGATAAGGCTACGGGCAATGACAACGAATACGAATCCGAAGGCATTCGTTTTGTGATTGACAAGGCACACGAACTCTATTTGGCCGGTATGGAAATAGACTGGGAGAATGGTTTGAACAACCGAGGGTTTTCTTTTAAAAACCCGAACGCTTCCAGCACTTGTGGTTGCGGGACGAGTTTCGCTGTGTAA
- a CDS encoding putative toxin-antitoxin system toxin component, PIN family, with product MSEEKHRIVVDTNLWISFLLTRDFSKLDRLLSTGRTILLISQELLEEIVEVAERPKFKKYFDLFELTELLVNLKQKAEFVQVRSHVNVCRDEKDNFLLSLAIDGSATHVLTGDKDLLVLHPFGEIEILTIADYLSDK from the coding sequence ATGTCGGAAGAAAAGCATAGGATTGTTGTTGACACAAACCTTTGGATCAGTTTCTTGTTGACCAGAGACTTTTCCAAACTCGACCGGCTTCTGTCAACAGGCCGGACAATTTTGTTGATAAGCCAGGAATTATTGGAGGAAATAGTTGAAGTTGCCGAGCGACCAAAGTTTAAAAAGTACTTTGACCTCTTCGAACTGACTGAGCTATTAGTCAACCTCAAACAAAAAGCCGAATTCGTACAGGTTAGATCTCACGTTAATGTTTGCCGTGATGAGAAAGACAACTTCTTGCTTTCGCTTGCAATTGACGGCTCTGCTACACACGTTTTGACAGGAGATAAAGATTTATTGGTTCTGCATCCCTTTGGTGAGATAGAAATCTTAACAATTGCAGACTACCTTTCTGACAAATAG
- a CDS encoding LutC/YkgG family protein — MVQEKQKSMSREKILNAIAKNKPAPLPLPEKFSVERPAINLTERYLEVLQSIGGKGRVVSDLTEVEELLQQKRESGVEVVNCINDLPGYNAGDYVSKLATETQTVQAVFLKGKIAVAENAAIWVPESAAVNRILPFICQELVMVVDEKKIVANMHEAYDKIQVDEDGYGAFIAGPSKTADIEQSLVIGAHGPLQLDVFVVRSVV; from the coding sequence ATGGTACAAGAAAAACAAAAAAGCATGAGCCGCGAAAAGATATTAAACGCCATTGCGAAGAACAAACCTGCGCCGCTTCCGCTGCCGGAAAAATTCAGCGTTGAAAGGCCTGCGATAAATCTTACCGAAAGGTATTTGGAAGTGTTGCAAAGCATCGGCGGGAAAGGACGAGTCGTTAGTGATTTAACCGAGGTCGAAGAGCTTTTGCAGCAGAAGCGGGAGAGCGGCGTGGAAGTGGTAAACTGCATCAACGACTTGCCTGGTTACAACGCCGGTGATTACGTTTCAAAACTTGCTACTGAAACCCAAACCGTGCAAGCGGTTTTTTTAAAAGGCAAAATAGCCGTTGCAGAAAACGCGGCCATTTGGGTGCCGGAAAGCGCAGCGGTTAACCGCATTCTGCCTTTCATTTGCCAGGAGTTGGTGATGGTTGTTGACGAAAAAAAAATAGTGGCAAACATGCACGAAGCGTATGATAAAATTCAAGTGGATGAAGACGGTTACGGTGCTTTCATTGCCGGGCCTTCCAAAACCGCAGACATTGAACAATCCCTGGTGATTGGTGCGCACGGGCCGTTGCAGTTGGATGTGTTTGTGGTGAGAAGTGTGGTGTAA
- a CDS encoding glycosyltransferase, with translation MQKVLIIGPAHPLRGGGITTFNHRLAKEFIEKGYDCEIVSFSLQYPSFLFPGKSQYSDEPAPEDLTIHSLINSVHPLNWLRVGRKLKKWKPDLVIVRFWLPLMGPSLGTVLRQLKKNNHTKIICIADNVVPHEKRFGDKPFTKYFLKACDAFVTMSEKVLTDLRSFEKTKPAVLVPHPLYDNFGEKVSKEKARRRLRLQVTDKIIVFFGFIRRYKGLNLLLQAMADRRIKEQNIKLLIAGEFYEDEETYRNLIATFKLQNRIILHNHFIADVDVKNYICAGDCIVQPYINATQSGVTPLAYHFEKPMIVTNVGGLPALVPHQKVGLVAEPNPQSIAGAILQFYSLGEDFFLPQLREEKKKYSWEKLVEAIVALARKVE, from the coding sequence ATGCAAAAGGTGCTCATCATCGGGCCGGCTCATCCCTTGCGCGGCGGCGGCATCACAACCTTCAATCACAGGCTGGCGAAAGAATTTATTGAAAAAGGTTATGATTGCGAAATCGTTTCCTTTTCGCTGCAATATCCGTCCTTTCTTTTTCCGGGTAAATCGCAATACTCCGATGAACCCGCGCCGGAAGACTTGACGATTCACAGCTTAATCAATTCGGTTCATCCGCTTAACTGGCTGCGTGTCGGAAGAAAGTTAAAAAAATGGAAACCCGATCTTGTTATCGTGCGGTTTTGGTTGCCGCTGATGGGCCCTTCGCTTGGCACAGTTCTGCGACAACTAAAGAAAAACAATCACACGAAAATTATTTGCATTGCCGACAACGTGGTGCCGCACGAAAAACGCTTTGGTGACAAACCCTTCACGAAATATTTTTTAAAGGCCTGCGATGCCTTTGTGACCATGAGCGAAAAAGTGCTGACTGACTTGCGAAGCTTTGAAAAGACAAAACCCGCTGTGTTGGTGCCGCATCCGTTGTACGACAATTTTGGGGAGAAGGTTTCAAAAGAAAAAGCGAGAAGAAGGTTACGATTACAGGTTACTGATAAGATCATTGTTTTCTTCGGTTTCATCCGGCGCTACAAAGGTCTCAATTTGCTTTTACAGGCAATGGCTGACCGACGCATAAAAGAGCAAAACATTAAGCTGCTTATCGCCGGAGAATTTTACGAAGACGAAGAGACCTATCGAAACTTAATAGCGACGTTCAAGCTTCAGAACCGTATCATCCTGCACAATCATTTTATAGCTGATGTGGATGTAAAGAATTATATCTGCGCAGGCGATTGCATTGTTCAACCGTACATCAACGCTACGCAAAGTGGCGTTACACCACTCGCCTATCATTTCGAAAAGCCGATGATTGTAACAAACGTTGGTGGTTTGCCCGCCTTAGTGCCACATCAAAAAGTTGGCCTTGTAGCCGAGCCAAACCCACAAAGCATTGCCGGCGCAATTCTTCAATTCTATTCGCTCGGCGAAGATTTTTTTCTTCCTCAATTAAGAGAAGAAAAGAAAAAATATTCCTGGGAGAAATTGGTGGAGGCTATTGTGGCGTTGGCTCGTAAAGTTGAGTAG
- a CDS encoding D-sedoheptulose-7-phosphate isomerase, with the protein MENIKSIIESSIAVKQQVLNDEALLQTVADATAKIVSALKNGGRLYFCGNGGSAADAQHLAAEFSGRFYKDRHALPAEALHVNTSYLTAVGNDYSFDVIYSRLVEGTMQKGDVLVGLSTSGNSANIVKAFEAARAKGITTIAFTGLTGGLLKSLSDYLINVPSADTPRIQESHILLGHIICQLAEEQYFAQAD; encoded by the coding sequence ATGGAAAATATTAAAAGTATTATTGAGTCCTCCATTGCCGTAAAGCAACAAGTGCTGAACGACGAAGCCTTGCTGCAAACGGTTGCGGATGCAACGGCAAAAATTGTTTCGGCGCTGAAGAACGGCGGCCGGCTTTATTTCTGCGGCAACGGCGGCAGCGCTGCCGATGCACAACACCTGGCCGCGGAATTTTCCGGCCGCTTTTACAAAGACCGTCACGCCTTGCCCGCAGAGGCTTTGCACGTGAACACATCTTACCTCACGGCCGTTGGCAATGATTACAGCTTCGACGTAATTTATTCCAGATTGGTGGAAGGCACCATGCAAAAAGGCGATGTGCTGGTGGGCTTGTCCACTTCGGGCAATTCGGCCAACATTGTCAAAGCCTTTGAAGCCGCAAGAGCAAAAGGCATTACCACCATTGCCTTTACCGGCTTAACCGGCGGGCTGCTGAAAAGTTTGAGCGATTATCTCATCAACGTTCCTTCCGCCGATACGCCGCGCATCCAGGAAAGCCACATCTTGCTTGGCCACATCATTTGCCAGCTTGCCGAAGAACAATATTTTGCACAAGCCGATTAA
- a CDS encoding lactate utilization protein B: MNDNQTHSQNATEFLKDRERAHWHDETLWFVRAKRDKAAHNIPEWEALRDAASAIKEHTLSRLDEYLIQFEEKAKANGVHVHWANDAEAHNQIIHGILAKHSAKNVVKSKSMLTEECGLNFYLRDKGIEVVDTDLGEYIVQLREEHPSHIVLPAIHLKKEDVSNTFHQHIGTEKGNKDEVYLTRSARKVLRQKFLSADAAITGVNFAIAETGGIVVCTNEGNADLGVHANKVHIACMGFEKIIPKAEHLGIFLRLLARSATGQPVTTYSSHFHRPQKGQEMHIVIVNNGRTNQLGREEFRGSLKCIRCAACFNTCPVYRRSGGHSYHTAIAGPIGSILAPNIDMKQYADLPFASTLCGSCSNVCPVKINIHEQLWSWRQKLMSEGYGGFAKKASMKMMAGVLGSPSVFKISGKLGRTAMRLMPFAVNNNLNPWYKGREMPEPPKESFREWYKKNKKA; this comes from the coding sequence ATGAACGACAATCAAACCCACAGCCAGAACGCAACCGAGTTTCTAAAAGATCGGGAACGGGCGCATTGGCACGACGAAACTCTTTGGTTTGTGCGGGCCAAACGCGACAAGGCCGCACACAATATCCCTGAATGGGAAGCGCTGCGCGATGCCGCGTCAGCAATTAAAGAGCACACGCTTTCTCGGCTTGACGAATACCTGATTCAATTTGAAGAAAAGGCCAAAGCGAACGGTGTGCACGTGCATTGGGCGAACGATGCCGAAGCGCATAACCAGATCATTCACGGCATTCTTGCAAAGCACAGTGCGAAAAACGTTGTGAAGAGCAAATCCATGCTTACCGAAGAATGCGGATTGAATTTTTACCTGCGTGACAAGGGCATTGAAGTAGTAGATACAGATCTTGGTGAATACATCGTTCAACTGCGCGAAGAACATCCGAGCCACATTGTTCTCCCGGCCATTCATTTAAAAAAGGAAGACGTCAGCAATACGTTTCACCAGCACATCGGCACTGAAAAAGGAAACAAGGACGAAGTCTATCTGACCCGCTCCGCACGCAAGGTATTACGGCAAAAATTTTTGTCGGCTGATGCGGCCATCACCGGTGTAAACTTTGCCATTGCCGAAACCGGCGGCATCGTGGTTTGCACCAACGAAGGCAATGCCGACCTGGGCGTGCACGCCAACAAAGTACACATCGCTTGTATGGGTTTTGAAAAAATCATTCCGAAAGCGGAACATTTGGGAATCTTTCTTCGACTGTTGGCACGCAGCGCAACAGGCCAACCGGTAACAACATACTCAAGCCATTTCCATCGTCCGCAAAAAGGGCAGGAGATGCACATTGTGATTGTGAACAACGGCCGCACAAACCAGTTGGGCCGCGAAGAGTTTCGCGGTTCGCTAAAGTGCATTCGCTGCGCGGCTTGTTTCAATACTTGCCCGGTTTACCGGCGCAGCGGCGGGCACAGTTATCACACGGCCATTGCCGGTCCGATTGGTTCCATCCTTGCGCCAAACATTGACATGAAACAGTACGCTGATCTGCCTTTTGCTTCTACGCTTTGCGGTTCGTGCAGCAATGTATGCCCGGTTAAGATCAACATTCACGAACAGCTTTGGAGTTGGCGGCAAAAACTCATGAGCGAAGGTTACGGCGGCTTTGCCAAGAAAGCGTCCATGAAGATGATGGCGGGTGTATTGGGTTCACCTTCGGTTTTTAAAATCAGCGGAAAGCTTGGCCGCACAGCCATGCGGTTAATGCCCTTTGCCGTGAACAATAATTTAAATCCTTGGTACAAGGGAAGAGAAATGCCCGAGCCGCCGAAGGAAAGCTTTCGCGAATGGTACAAGAAAAACAAAAAAGCATGA
- a CDS encoding D-glycero-alpha-D-manno-heptose-1,7-bisphosphate 7-phosphatase, which produces MPDLKKITRDWTLFLDRDGVINDEKLGEYILHWDYFIFSKGVLEAFKKLSDAFGRIIIVTNQKGVGKGLMTQEALDTIHYEMHREVEIVGGRIDRIYACTDLDDESPMRKPNHGMALQARKDFPEVDFTKSIMVGNKPSDMRFGRAAGMFTVFVATTNPEVPFPHPDIDLRFASLQEFAEAVCVG; this is translated from the coding sequence ATGCCGGACTTAAAAAAGATCACCCGCGACTGGACGCTTTTTCTTGACCGCGACGGCGTGATCAACGACGAGAAGCTGGGCGAATACATTTTGCATTGGGATTACTTCATCTTTAGCAAAGGCGTATTGGAAGCCTTTAAAAAATTAAGCGATGCCTTTGGCCGCATCATCATCGTGACCAATCAAAAAGGCGTGGGAAAAGGTCTGATGACGCAAGAAGCGTTGGACACCATTCACTACGAAATGCACCGCGAGGTGGAGATTGTTGGCGGCCGCATTGACCGCATTTATGCCTGCACTGATTTAGACGACGAAAGCCCCATGCGTAAACCCAATCACGGCATGGCTTTACAAGCCAGAAAAGATTTTCCCGAAGTGGATTTTACCAAAAGCATCATGGTGGGCAACAAGCCAAGCGACATGCGCTTTGGCCGTGCTGCCGGTATGTTCACCGTGTTCGTAGCTACCACAAATCCCGAAGTTCCTTTCCCACATCCCGATATTGATTTGCGCTTTGCTTCGCTGCAAGAATTTGCCGAAGCAGTGTGTGTGGGCTAA
- a CDS encoding (Fe-S)-binding protein, with product MKVGLFVPCYIDQFYPSVGIATLQLLEKFGCDVHYPPDQTCCGQPMANSGFASLTHGCNQNFVKNFSGLDYIVAPSGSCVLHIKEHLHDDRNPEAAKEIRSRIFELTEFLTDILKVETVEARFPHRVGLHQSCHGQRMLHLASMSERVLPPFSKAEQLLKGVKGLELVKPARVDECCGFGGTFCVTEEAVSVAMGEDRVSEHEVNNVDYITGGDTSCLMHLEGILRRKKSCIKIIHLAEILAAQ from the coding sequence ATGAAGGTTGGCTTGTTTGTGCCTTGTTATATTGATCAATTCTATCCCTCGGTTGGCATTGCTACTTTGCAGTTGCTCGAAAAATTTGGCTGCGACGTTCATTATCCGCCCGATCAAACCTGTTGCGGGCAACCGATGGCGAACTCGGGCTTTGCTTCTCTTACGCACGGCTGCAATCAAAACTTCGTCAAAAACTTTTCGGGCCTTGATTATATCGTTGCGCCTTCGGGCAGTTGCGTGTTGCATATAAAGGAACATTTGCACGACGACAGAAATCCTGAAGCAGCAAAAGAGATTCGTTCGCGCATTTTTGAACTGACTGAATTTCTTACGGATATTTTAAAAGTAGAAACCGTTGAAGCACGTTTCCCGCACCGCGTGGGCCTTCACCAAAGTTGTCACGGGCAGCGCATGTTGCACCTTGCTTCGATGTCGGAAAGAGTGCTGCCGCCGTTTTCAAAAGCCGAACAATTATTGAAAGGTGTAAAAGGTTTGGAACTGGTAAAGCCAGCACGTGTGGATGAATGTTGTGGTTTTGGCGGTACGTTTTGCGTCACCGAAGAAGCCGTATCGGTAGCGATGGGCGAAGACCGCGTGAGCGAACACGAAGTCAACAACGTGGATTACATTACCGGCGGCGACACCAGTTGCCTCATGCACCTCGAAGGCATTTTGCGCCGCAAAAAAAGCTGCATCAAAATTATTCACCTCGCCGAAATATTGGCCGCCCAATGA
- a CDS encoding DUF4142 domain-containing protein: MKKMNLVFSCFALCGALVACNSGSDNSTTSTTDSSHMSTTTNTATTTNDTMNKMSTPATTASKTPLNAKDSEFVMKAATGGMMEVSAGNVAQTNAMNDRVKAFGSMMVSDHSKANSELMSLASAKGITLPAALPANEQKHIDEMGKMKGKDFDHHYMSMMLDDHKKDVAEFEKEASNATDPDLKAWAAKTLPTLKTHLDSAQAINKAKM; this comes from the coding sequence ATGAAAAAAATGAACCTTGTCTTTTCCTGCTTTGCCCTTTGCGGCGCACTCGTTGCCTGCAACAGCGGTTCAGACAACAGCACCACTTCCACAACCGACTCAAGCCACATGAGTACAACCACAAACACGGCAACCACCACTAACGACACAATGAACAAGATGTCCACGCCTGCTACCACTGCCAGCAAAACACCGCTGAACGCAAAAGATTCTGAATTTGTAATGAAAGCCGCCACGGGCGGAATGATGGAAGTAAGTGCCGGCAACGTAGCGCAAACAAACGCCATGAACGACCGCGTAAAAGCTTTTGGCTCGATGATGGTAAGCGATCACAGCAAAGCCAACTCCGAATTAATGTCGCTTGCATCGGCTAAAGGCATTACACTGCCGGCTGCCTTGCCTGCCAACGAACAAAAGCATATTGATGAAATGGGAAAAATGAAAGGAAAGGATTTCGATCATCATTACATGAGCATGATGCTGGACGACCACAAGAAAGACGTAGCCGAGTTTGAAAAAGAAGCATCCAACGCAACCGATCCGGACCTGAAAGCCTGGGCGGCCAAAACATTGCCTACGTTGAAAACACATCTTGATTCGGCACAGGCAATAAACAAAGCGAAAATGTAG